Genomic window (bacterium):
GATCAGGGCTTGCGCTTTTTTTCATGGGTAGGGAGTATAATATATGAAACGAGTCAGACTGTGGACCAGAAACTTTGCCCTGATTACTATTATCACATTCCTCGTTTTTATGAACCACGTTATGGTATTGACCACTTTCCCGTTTTACGTGGAGACACTTGGCGGTAAAGAAGCAATTGCAGGGCTGGCCGCAACGTTGTTTTCCGTGGTCGCGGTAATCTCGAGGCCGGCCATTGGCTGGGTTCTGGATAACGGCAAACGGCGGGCGATTCTAATCACCGGCATTATTGGTATGGCCATAATGCCCATTGGTTATTTAGCCGCCTCCATTCTGGCACTGGCCCTCATATTCCGAATGCTGCATGGCGCGTTCATGAGCTGTGCGGGCACCGCCAGCAGCACAGTCGCGACAGATATAATCCCCAAGGAACGCTTCGGGGAAGGAATGGGCATATTCAGTACCAGCATTGCGTTATCCACATGCTTCGCTCCGGCTCTTGGTCTGCTTTTGATGAACCGGTTTGGATACAGTGCACTTTATGGAGCATCTGCTGGGATGCTTGTTATCGCATTTGCGCTTTACTTTATGATGAAAATACCGCCAGTTCACATTGAGAAAAAGCCACTTCGCCTCAAGCAGTTGGTCGCCGCCGATGCACTACCTTCTTCTACAGTCATTCTTTTTTTTCTATTGAATTTCGGCGCGGTGGAGAATTTTATTGCCAAATTCGCTGCTTCAGTGCCGGAATTGCCCAGCGGCGGCCTGTTTTTCATTATCATGTCTTGTGTGCTAATCCTGACCAGAGTATTACTGGGTAAGGCCATTGACCGGCATGGTGAAGCTTTTTTTGTTTATAGTGGTAATTTCACAATGTTTATGGCTTCCATATTGCTGGCTATTCATCCAAATAAGGTTGCTTTTGTGATCGCAGCCGTGCTGGCTGGTTACGGTTTCGGCGGTATGCAGCCTGCACTACAGACAATGGCCGTACGCAATGTATCGTCAGAACGGCGTGGTGCAGCAAACTCTACATTTCTCTGCACCTATGACATCGGCATAGGCATTGGTGGTGGTATCGCTGGCTGGCTTATATCTGCTTTGGGATATGCACAAATGTTTGCAATCACGACCGTTTTTTTGGTCCTTTCAGTAGCGGCTTATTTGTTTTGGGGGCGAAATCACCCGTCTGCATTCACAAATTGCTTAAAATCAAAATCCTGAACGAATTAAGTGGTCGATAAATGCAGCTTCTGCAATAGTATCCAGCACCTGTTAAAACGACATATTGTTCAGATTTCCATGCGATCACGTATTTAGGTGTTTCCCGAAACGGGAGACATATGAGTATCGGGACTGACAGGACTTATTAACAGAATCTCCGCATGTAACCCCTGAATTACAGTGTAGCCAACAACGTTCATGATTGACCTGTTAATCATGTCATTCCCAACTTGATTGGGAATCCAGGGAGCCTGCGTTCTATTACGACAATAGTGTCTGGATTCCCGCCTTCGCGGAAATGACAGAGCATAAGGGCTAAGTGCTATACTTCCCTAATGGTTTATGCACATGCCCACATGCAATCTCTCAATTACAGCGCAGCCCATAATTTCACGATTGATCTCTTAATTATGTCTTTCCCAGCTTTATTAGGAATCCAGGAAATGGGCATTCCTCACTTATCATTCTTGTTGAGAAACCACTTTGTCGACAAGTCATTCCAGTTCGGGTTCATCGACTCTATAAGCTGAAGCTTCCAAGCCCTATTCCACTTTTCCTAGCTTGTGTTCATACATTCTGCGCTGAAGATCATTAGTAACTCCAATATACAGGGTTCCGTTTCGCTTGCTTGCAAGAATGTATACGTAGTATTGGTTCATCTTTTTTAGATTCCAGCATTCATATTAACCATGCTATCCCCGACCGACCTATTAACTATGTCATTTTGAAATTCTCGTCAGACCCATCTACTATGCTATTTCTAACTTGTCTATCACTATGTCATTCCCGACTTGATCGGGAATCTAAAGAGCCTGCGCTTTAATACAACAACAGTGCCTGGATTCCCGCTTTCGCAGGAATAACAGATTATCATATCTGTTGTTTATTGCTTTTAGGATAAGGGCTTTCCGAAATAACTGAATCATGTTCGGCATCTGGGGATGCCGAACCATTGAGTTTACTTTGTTTTCCTACGCAACCAATGAACGAGGGTTTCTGGCCTTTGAACTGCTTATTGTAGAACCTAATAATTTCACTGTCAAGCCGATATCCGTGAACATTTTGGAAGAGCTTTTCAATCTTGCTCAAACCGGAGCAATCTTTGAGAATTTGTCGAGTTTGCCTAAGGTTATCGTAGAATTGCTTAGTCCTGCGGGTTTTCTCATTGCTGTCAGTAATGCAATAGACGTCCTCTAAACCCATAAGAGCCGAGACACATTGAATTACTATTCTATCATCAAGATAGAATGCTTGTTGATCGCATAACTCTGCAACAGCAAGCACAGTTTCGCCTACGATCTCTTTACGTTCCTCAGGAGTATAATCATCATTTTCTAGTACTTCAGCGGCCACTTTAGAAAAGTTATTGGTAATTCGGAACAAGTCTTCGTATACCTTTATGCGTTTTGCGAAAAGCTGCTGGGAATATGGCTCAACACGACTACTTCTTCTAAAGAATTCACGCCTGATGCGAATTACGCGACGAGTGATTTGACAGCTAACCCTGGTCTATTAAGCTTTTTATTGATGTAAATGGCCATTACAAAGGCTGTTAACTTGCGCTGTATTCTCACCAGCAGTCCAAGTTCAGTTTCTGGTGTTTCGGGACTTCAGTCCCGAAACGAGCTGATGTCATTACAATACAATCTCACCCGCATTCTATCCCCAACCAACCAGCCTGTCAATTTCCGCCCATCCCTTCCCCGACACCCGGCATCTGATACCCAACACCCCAAAAATCCCAAATGGTGGAAGGAATCATCTTCGGCGGCGAATAAGTACCATGTTTGGTACGACAATAATTGCATTATTCGCAAATGCGAAGAATGCTCCCTAATCGCTTTCTTCACGATTCTCATGAAGAAAGCGTACAATAAGTAAGTAGATATATAGGAGGAATTACTGAATGTCCGACAAGAAACGCGTGTATCTTTTCCGTGAAGGTAACGCCACGATGAGAGACCTTCTCGGAGGCAAAGGCGCTAACCTGGCGGAGATGACCAATATCGGTCTGCCTGTTCCGCCCGGGTTCACCATTACCACCGAGACCTGCAACGAGTATACCAAGCTCGGCAAGCTTCCCGATGGACTCTGGGAAGACGTGCTTGCTGCTCTTGCCGATGTCGAGAAAGACATGGGCAAGAAGCTGGGCGATGCCAACAATCCCCTGCTCGTATCGGTGCGCTCCGGCGCCAAGTTTTCCATGCCGGGTATGATGGACACCGTCCTTAACCTCGGTCTCAATGAAAACACTCTCAAGGGAGTCATCGCCGCAACCGGCAATGACAGATTTGCATATGATGCCTATCGCCGGTTCTTGATGATGTTTTCGGACATCGTTCTTTCCGGCGATTATCCAAAGCTGGCCAAGCATCACTTTGAAGTAATTTTCGACGCACTAAAAGAGAAAAAGGGCGCCAAAGTAGACACCGAAGTAGACGCCGAGGGTCTCAAAGAGCTAGTGGCTCAGTATAAAGAATACTTCAAGAAGATCACGGGCAACGACTTCCCGACAGACCCGATGGAGCAGCTCAAGCTCGCTATCATCGCAGTCTTCAAGAGCTGGAACAACGAGAGAGCTATCATCTACCGCAACCGCGAGAAGATCTCCCACGACCTCGGGACCGCCGTCAACATTCAGACGATGGTCTTCGGCAATATGGGTGATGACTGCGGCACAGGCGTAGCCTTTACACGTAATGCCGCTACCGGTGATAATAAGCTCTTCGGCGAGTTCCTCAAGAATGCTCAGGGCGAGGACGTGGTGGCTGGTGTGCGAACCCCTGAAGAGATTGCACAGCTTGCCAACGAGTTCCCCGATATCTACAAACAGTTCACAGATATCGCGCAGAAGCTCGAGGACCACTATCGGGATATGCAGGATATCGAGTTCACCATTCAGAAGGGCAGACTCTTTATCCTCCAGTGCCGCAACGGCAAGCGCACAGGCGTTGCAGCAGTTAAGATTGCTGTGGATATGGTCAATGAGAAGCGCATCAGCAAGGAAGAGGCTCTGATCAGAGTCCCGCCGGAAGCACTTGAGCAACTCCTCCACCCGCGCATCAAGACTGCCAAGGGTGCCAAGGAGATCGCCAAGGGTCTGAACGCCGGACCTGGCGGCGCGTCGGGCAAGATTGCTCTGGATTCCAAGACCGCTATCGCGATGGCTTCCAAGGGCGAGAAG
Coding sequences:
- a CDS encoding MFS transporter, which translates into the protein MKRVRLWTRNFALITIITFLVFMNHVMVLTTFPFYVETLGGKEAIAGLAATLFSVVAVISRPAIGWVLDNGKRRAILITGIIGMAIMPIGYLAASILALALIFRMLHGAFMSCAGTASSTVATDIIPKERFGEGMGIFSTSIALSTCFAPALGLLLMNRFGYSALYGASAGMLVIAFALYFMMKIPPVHIEKKPLRLKQLVAADALPSSTVILFFLLNFGAVENFIAKFAASVPELPSGGLFFIIMSCVLILTRVLLGKAIDRHGEAFFVYSGNFTMFMASILLAIHPNKVAFVIAAVLAGYGFGGMQPALQTMAVRNVSSERRGAANSTFLCTYDIGIGIGGGIAGWLISALGYAQMFAITTVFLVLSVAAYLFWGRNHPSAFTNCLKSKS